A single region of the Leptodactylus fuscus isolate aLepFus1 chromosome 5, aLepFus1.hap2, whole genome shotgun sequence genome encodes:
- the LOC142205133 gene encoding histone H2A type 1-like — MSGRGKQGGKVRAKARTRSSRAGLQFPVGRLHRLLRKGNYAKRVGAGASVYLAAVLEYLTSEILELAGNHARDGARKRIIPRHLLLVVRFDQELNKLLCGVTIPEGGVVPGVQPEILFPKNLKKSKHRGIMDLW; from the coding sequence ATGTCTGGTCGCGGTAAACAAGGAGGCAAGGTCCGCGCTAAGGCCAGGACCCGCTCATCCCGGGCAGGACTTCAGTTCCCCGTAGGTCGTTTGCATCGGTTGCTCCGCAAGGGCAACTATGCTAAGAGGGTTGGCGCTGGCGCTTCGGTCTATCTGGCGGCAGTGTTGGAGTATCTGACTTCTGAGATATTGGAACTGGCCGGGAATCACGCACGGGACGGCGCAAGAAAAAGAATCATCCCCCGTCACTTACTGCTGGTCGTGCGTTTTGATCAGGAGCTCAACAAGCTGCTTTGTGGGGTGACCATCCCTGAGGGAGGCGTTGTGCCCGGCGTCCAGCCTGAGATATTGTTTCCCAAGAATCTGAAGAAGAGTAAGCACCGTGGCATTATGGATCTTTGGTGA